A genomic segment from Leopardus geoffroyi isolate Oge1 chromosome A2, O.geoffroyi_Oge1_pat1.0, whole genome shotgun sequence encodes:
- the ZNF414 gene encoding zinc finger protein 414 isoform X2: MPATAESSFSETDKEVLSPVAAAAAPPSSMGEDPGPDRAATPPVWDRGGPGGSQQGAPSAPDSGQPGPGSGLGPTSTVSGTSEDLRPPRRRQQPGKQIPCSSPGCCLSFPSVRDLAQHLRTHCPPTQSLEGKLFRCSALSCTETFPTMQELVAHGKLHYKPNRYFKCENCLLRFRTHRSLFKHLHVCAEHAQSPAPPPPPALDKEPPAPERPQESDAASAPGLPFPLLEPFTTPAPAPTGPFLPYLNPAPFGLTPPRLRPFLAAAPGPPASSAAVWKKSQGAGGSPRRPQGGSDAPSGACRARGPEPHRVGAHARPLLVHAVRLLHGLAARHDTAPGGPPPHRPRGPGARAAAPRRAAGPGPACTQGVSAAGRGGVSGFLAVLNPAAGGGRGEGGSTVGVGSFVVFAGPKMERVGGQ, encoded by the exons ATGCCGGCCACTGCAGAGTCCAGCTTCAGTGAGACTGACAAGGAGGTGTTGTCCCCAGTCGCGGCTGCCGCAGCCCCCCCCTCTTCCATGGGGGAGGACCCAGGCCCTGACCGGGCAGCCACACCCCCAGTGTGGGACCGCGGAGGGCCTGGAGGGTCCCAGCAGGGTGCTCCTTCAGCCCCAGACAGTGGCCAGCCTGGCCCTGGATCTGGCCTTGGCCCAACCAGCACAGTCTCGGGGACCAGCGAGGACCTGAGGCCTCCCAGACGACGCCAACAACCAG GGAAGCAGATACCCTGCTCCAGCCCTGgatgctgcctcagtttccccagtgtTCGAGACCTGGCACAGCATCTGCGTACCCACTGCCCACCCACACAGTCCCTGGAAG GCAAGCTCTTCCGCTGTTCCGCCCTGAGCTGCACCGAGACCTTCCCCACCATGCAGGAACTGGTGGCACATGGCAAGCTGCACTACAAACCCAATCGCTACTTCAA GTGTGAGAACTGCCTCCTGCGCTTCCGCACGCACCGCTCGCTCTTCAAGCATCTGCATGTTTGCGCCGAGCATGCGCAGAGCCCAGCCCCGCCGCCACCCCCCGCCCTCGACAAGGAGCCCCCGGCGCCCGAACGTCCCCAGGAGTCAGACGCTGCGTCCGCGCCGGGCCTGCCGTTCCCGCTGCTCGAGCCCTTCAcgacccccgcccccgcccccaccgggcCCTTCCTGCCCTACTTGAACCCCGCGCCCTTTGGCCTAACCCCCCCGCGCCTGCGCCCCTTCCTGGCTGCGGCGCCCGGGCCGCCCGCTTCCAGCGCCGCAGTCTGGAAAAAGAGCCAAG GTGCCGGCGGCAGCCCGCGAAGACCCCAGGGCGGCTCCGACGCACCCTCAGGTGCGTGCAG GGCACGCGGCCCCGAGCCGCATCGTGTGGGAGCACACGCGCGGCCGCTACTCGTGCATGCAGTGCGCCTTCTCCACGGCCTCGCGGCCCGCCATGACACTGCACCTGGAGGACCACCGCCCCATCGCCCCCGCGGCCCCGGCGCCCGGGCAGCCGCGCCCCGACGCGCCGCCGG aCCCGGCCCCGCTTGCACCCAAGGTGTCTCCGCTGCTGGCAGAGGGGGAGTGTCCGGTTTTCTCGCCGTTCTGAATCCGgccgcgggcggggggcggggggaggggggctcaacTGTGGGTGTGGGTAGTTTTGTCGTTTTCGCGGGGCCTAAgatggagagggtggggggacaaTAA
- the PRAM1 gene encoding PML-RARA-regulated adapter molecule 1 isoform X2 has product MGSHQDFRSLQAKFQASQLETSELPKKPLKPEFHKPLKKLPTAELSEHPKKPPQPEFNAVPRKPSQPSFADLPRKPSKPEFSEPSKKFPQLGAPQKALPPQEPKSSAFPKKLQQPEPNEATPDPSQPNFSTLPKKPPQPQVGELLKKCLPQPESSEVPQTPPWKVETGEPHPHPSKPDVSTLPKKPPQPEFGGHPRKPPQPQVGELLKKCLPQPEFSEVPQTPPWKAESSEPHPHPSQPDISTFPKKIPAPQLSDLPKKLLHPDFGDLTRRSSESEVSVVPKRPRQSEFKTPSKKPLQPEPGGLPRVASEPEFGLLPSKFLQPECQGPPRKFSQPEPSALPKKRPHAEFFGDLPRKPPLPGSVSESSLPTAVAGPGPRFPLSLTHSGRSRLGLKQGHPPRRRPLPPASSLGPPPAKPPLPPGPRDVQSFRRAAAAATALRRARSAAAIHFQEQQTKDIPQDQDEIYELYDDVGPTDHSGPSGEGRDGVPSTQQPLRPPQDPELRKEKAPQPQQLPPADLKSLKQIRKAEKAEREFRKKFKFEGEIVIQTRMMIDPNAKTRRGGGKYLGIRRGEILEVIEFTNKDEMLCRDTKGKYGYVPRTALLPLETEVYDDVGF; this is encoded by the exons ATG GGGAGCCATCAGGACTTCCGGAGCCTTCAAGCAAAGTTCCAGGCCTCTCAGCTCGAGACCAGTGAACTCCCCAAAAAACCCCTGAAGCCTGAGTTCCACAAACCCCTAAAGAAGCTTCCAACAGCTGAGCTAAGCGAGCACCCCAAAAAGCCCCCGCAGCCCGAGTTCAATGCAGTGCCCAGGAAGCCTTCGCAGCCCAGTTTCGCTGATCTGCCCAGGAAGCCCTCCAAACCCGAGTTCAGTGAACCCTCCAAAAAGTTCCCGCAGCTCGGGGCCCCTCAAAAGGCCTTGCCCCCCCAAGAGCCCAAATCCAGCGCCTTCCCCAAAAAGCTACAGCAGCCTGAGCCCAACGAGGCCACCCCAGACCCCTCACAGCCCAACTTCAGTACCCTCCCCAAGAAGCCCCCGCAGCCTCAGGTCGGTGAGCTCCTTAAGAAGTGCCTGCCGCAGCCTGAGTCCAGTGAGGTCCCTCAGACACCCCCCTGGAAGGTTGAGACTggtgagccccacccccacccctcaaagcCTGACGTCAGTACCCTCCCCAAGAAGCCCCCACAGCCTGAGTTCGGTGGGCACCCCAGAAAGCCCCCGCAGCCTCAGGTCGGTGAGCTCCTTAAGAAGTGCCTGCCGCAGCCTGAGTTCAGTGAGGTCCCTCAGACACCCCCCTGGAAG GCTGAGTCCagtgagccccacccccacccatcacAGCCTGACATCAGTACATTTCCCAAGAAGATCCCAGCCCCTCAGCTGAGTGACCTCCCCAAGAAGCTCCTGCACCCTGATTTTGGAGACCTCACCAGGAGGTCCTCAGAGTCGGAAGTCAGTGTGGTTCCCAAGAGGCCACGGCAGTCCGAATTCAAAACACCTTCCAAGAAGCCCCTGCAGCCCGAGCCGGGGGGCCTCCCCAGGGTGGCCTCAGAGCCTGAGTTTGGCCTACTCCCCAGCAAGTTCCTGCAGCCTGAGTGCCAGGGGCCCCCCCGCAAGTTCTCACAGCCCGAGCCCAGTGCTCTGCCCAAGAAGCGCCCGCATGCCGAGTTCTTTGGTGATCTTCCCAGAAagccccctctccctggctctgttTCGGAGAGCTCGCTCCCCACTGCTGTCGCGGGCCCCGGCCCCAGGTTCCCACTCAGTCTCACTCACAGTGGACGGTCGAGGCTGGGCCTCAAACAGGGCCACCCGCCCCGGCGGAGGCCTCTGCCCCCTGCCAGCAGCCTGGGGCCCCCTCCAGCCAagcccccactgcccccaggccccagggacGTTCAGAGCTTCCGGAGAGCCGCAGCTGCAGCCACAG CTCTGAGGAGGGCTCGTTCCGCTGCTGCCATCCACTTCCAGGAGCAACAGACGAAAGACATCCCGCA GGACCAGGATGAGATCTACGAGCTGTATGATGACGTGGGGCCCACGGACCACTCCGGCCCCAGCGGCGAGGGCAGAG ATGGGGTGCCATCTACCCAGCAACCCCTCAGGCCGCCACAAGACCCAGAGCTCAG GAAGGAGAAGGCCCCCCAGCCACAGCAGTTGCCACCTGCAGACCTTAAGTCTCTGAAGCAGATCCGGAAGGCAGAGAAAGCCGAGAGGGAGTTCCGGAAGAAGTTCAAG TTTGAGGGGGAGATAGTGATTCAGACAAGGATGATGATCGATCCCAACGCCAAGACGCGTCGCGGGGGTGGCAAGTACCTGGGGATCCGGCGTGGGGAGATCCTAGAGGTGATCGAGTTCACCAACAAGGATGAGATGCTGTGCCGGGACACCAAGGGCAAAT ATGGCTACGTGCCCAGAACAGCTCTACTGCCCCT GGAAACGGAGGTGTATGACGATGTTGGCTTCTAG
- the PRAM1 gene encoding PML-RARA-regulated adapter molecule 1 isoform X1 gives MGSHQDFRSLQAKFQASQLETSELPKKPLKPEFHKPLKKLPTAELSEHPKKPPQPEFNAVPRKPSQPSFADLPRKPSKPEFSEPSKKFPQLGAPQKALPPQEPKSSAFPKKLQQPEPNEATPDPSQPNFSTLPKKPPQPQVGELLKKCLPQPESSEVPQTPPWKVETGEPHPHPSKPDVSTLPKKPPQPEFGGHPRKPPQPQVGELLKKCLPQPEFSEVPQTPPWKVETGEPHPHPSKPDVSTLPKKPPQPEFGGHPRKPLQPQVGELPKKCLPQPEVSEVPQTPPWKAESSEPHPHPSQPDISTFPKKIPAPQLSDLPKKLLHPDFGDLTRRSSESEVSVVPKRPRQSEFKTPSKKPLQPEPGGLPRVASEPEFGLLPSKFLQPECQGPPRKFSQPEPSALPKKRPHAEFFGDLPRKPPLPGSVSESSLPTAVAGPGPRFPLSLTHSGRSRLGLKQGHPPRRRPLPPASSLGPPPAKPPLPPGPRDVQSFRRAAAAATALRRARSAAAIHFQEQQTKDIPQDQDEIYELYDDVGPTDHSGPSGEGRDGVPSTQQPLRPPQDPELRKEKAPQPQQLPPADLKSLKQIRKAEKAEREFRKKFKFEGEIVIQTRMMIDPNAKTRRGGGKYLGIRRGEILEVIEFTNKDEMLCRDTKGKYGYVPRTALLPLETEVYDDVGF, from the exons ATG GGGAGCCATCAGGACTTCCGGAGCCTTCAAGCAAAGTTCCAGGCCTCTCAGCTCGAGACCAGTGAACTCCCCAAAAAACCCCTGAAGCCTGAGTTCCACAAACCCCTAAAGAAGCTTCCAACAGCTGAGCTAAGCGAGCACCCCAAAAAGCCCCCGCAGCCCGAGTTCAATGCAGTGCCCAGGAAGCCTTCGCAGCCCAGTTTCGCTGATCTGCCCAGGAAGCCCTCCAAACCCGAGTTCAGTGAACCCTCCAAAAAGTTCCCGCAGCTCGGGGCCCCTCAAAAGGCCTTGCCCCCCCAAGAGCCCAAATCCAGCGCCTTCCCCAAAAAGCTACAGCAGCCTGAGCCCAACGAGGCCACCCCAGACCCCTCACAGCCCAACTTCAGTACCCTCCCCAAGAAGCCCCCGCAGCCTCAGGTCGGTGAGCTCCTTAAGAAGTGCCTGCCGCAGCCTGAGTCCAGTGAGGTCCCTCAGACACCCCCCTGGAAGGTTGAGACTggtgagccccacccccacccctcaaagcCTGACGTCAGTACCCTCCCCAAGAAGCCCCCACAGCCTGAGTTCGGTGGGCACCCCAGAAAGCCCCCGCAGCCTCAGGTCGGTGAGCTCCTTAAGAAGTGCCTGCCGCAGCCTGAGTTCAGTGAGGTCCCTCAGACACCCCCCTGGAAGGTGGAGACTggtgagccccacccccacccctcaaagcCTGACGTCAGTACCCTCCCCAAGAAGCCCCCACAGCCTGAGTTCGGTGGGCACCCCAGAAAGCCCCTGCAGCCTCAGGTCGGTGAGCTCCCTAAGAAGTGCCTGCCGCAGCCTGAGGTCAGTGAGGTCCCTCAGACACCCCCCTGGAAGGCTGAGTCCagtgagccccacccccacccatcacAGCCTGACATCAGTACATTTCCCAAGAAGATCCCAGCCCCTCAGCTGAGTGACCTCCCCAAGAAGCTCCTGCACCCTGATTTTGGAGACCTCACCAGGAGGTCCTCAGAGTCGGAAGTCAGTGTGGTTCCCAAGAGGCCACGGCAGTCCGAATTCAAAACACCTTCCAAGAAGCCCCTGCAGCCCGAGCCGGGGGGCCTCCCCAGGGTGGCCTCAGAGCCTGAGTTTGGCCTACTCCCCAGCAAGTTCCTGCAGCCTGAGTGCCAGGGGCCCCCCCGCAAGTTCTCACAGCCCGAGCCCAGTGCTCTGCCCAAGAAGCGCCCGCATGCCGAGTTCTTTGGTGATCTTCCCAGAAagccccctctccctggctctgttTCGGAGAGCTCGCTCCCCACTGCTGTCGCGGGCCCCGGCCCCAGGTTCCCACTCAGTCTCACTCACAGTGGACGGTCGAGGCTGGGCCTCAAACAGGGCCACCCGCCCCGGCGGAGGCCTCTGCCCCCTGCCAGCAGCCTGGGGCCCCCTCCAGCCAagcccccactgcccccaggccccagggacGTTCAGAGCTTCCGGAGAGCCGCAGCTGCAGCCACAG CTCTGAGGAGGGCTCGTTCCGCTGCTGCCATCCACTTCCAGGAGCAACAGACGAAAGACATCCCGCA GGACCAGGATGAGATCTACGAGCTGTATGATGACGTGGGGCCCACGGACCACTCCGGCCCCAGCGGCGAGGGCAGAG ATGGGGTGCCATCTACCCAGCAACCCCTCAGGCCGCCACAAGACCCAGAGCTCAG GAAGGAGAAGGCCCCCCAGCCACAGCAGTTGCCACCTGCAGACCTTAAGTCTCTGAAGCAGATCCGGAAGGCAGAGAAAGCCGAGAGGGAGTTCCGGAAGAAGTTCAAG TTTGAGGGGGAGATAGTGATTCAGACAAGGATGATGATCGATCCCAACGCCAAGACGCGTCGCGGGGGTGGCAAGTACCTGGGGATCCGGCGTGGGGAGATCCTAGAGGTGATCGAGTTCACCAACAAGGATGAGATGCTGTGCCGGGACACCAAGGGCAAAT ATGGCTACGTGCCCAGAACAGCTCTACTGCCCCT GGAAACGGAGGTGTATGACGATGTTGGCTTCTAG
- the ZNF414 gene encoding zinc finger protein 414 isoform X3, which translates to MEEEPSGPSPDMPATAESSFSETDKEVLSPVAAAAAPPSSMGEDPGPDRAATPPVWDRGGPGGSQQGAPSAPDSGQPGPGSGLGPTSTVSGTSEDLRPPRRRQQPGKQIPCSSPGCCLSFPSVRDLAQHLRTHCPPTQSLEGKLFRCSALSCTETFPTMQELVAHGKLHYKPNRYFKCENCLLRFRTHRSLFKHLHVCAEHAQSPAPPPPPALDKEPPAPERPQESDAASAPGLPFPLLEPFTTPAPAPTGPFLPYLNPAPFGLTPPRLRPFLAAAPGPPASSAAVWKKSQGAGGSPRRPQGGSDAPSGHAAPSRIVWEHTRGRYSCMQCAFSTASRPAMTLHLEDHRPIAPAAPAPGQPRPDAPPDPAPLAPKVSPLLAEGECPVFSPF; encoded by the exons ATG GAAGAGGAACCCTCGGGGCCCAGCCCGGACATGCCGGCCACTGCAGAGTCCAGCTTCAGTGAGACTGACAAGGAGGTGTTGTCCCCAGTCGCGGCTGCCGCAGCCCCCCCCTCTTCCATGGGGGAGGACCCAGGCCCTGACCGGGCAGCCACACCCCCAGTGTGGGACCGCGGAGGGCCTGGAGGGTCCCAGCAGGGTGCTCCTTCAGCCCCAGACAGTGGCCAGCCTGGCCCTGGATCTGGCCTTGGCCCAACCAGCACAGTCTCGGGGACCAGCGAGGACCTGAGGCCTCCCAGACGACGCCAACAACCAG GGAAGCAGATACCCTGCTCCAGCCCTGgatgctgcctcagtttccccagtgtTCGAGACCTGGCACAGCATCTGCGTACCCACTGCCCACCCACACAGTCCCTGGAAG GCAAGCTCTTCCGCTGTTCCGCCCTGAGCTGCACCGAGACCTTCCCCACCATGCAGGAACTGGTGGCACATGGCAAGCTGCACTACAAACCCAATCGCTACTTCAA GTGTGAGAACTGCCTCCTGCGCTTCCGCACGCACCGCTCGCTCTTCAAGCATCTGCATGTTTGCGCCGAGCATGCGCAGAGCCCAGCCCCGCCGCCACCCCCCGCCCTCGACAAGGAGCCCCCGGCGCCCGAACGTCCCCAGGAGTCAGACGCTGCGTCCGCGCCGGGCCTGCCGTTCCCGCTGCTCGAGCCCTTCAcgacccccgcccccgcccccaccgggcCCTTCCTGCCCTACTTGAACCCCGCGCCCTTTGGCCTAACCCCCCCGCGCCTGCGCCCCTTCCTGGCTGCGGCGCCCGGGCCGCCCGCTTCCAGCGCCGCAGTCTGGAAAAAGAGCCAAG GTGCCGGCGGCAGCCCGCGAAGACCCCAGGGCGGCTCCGACGCACCCTCAG GGCACGCGGCCCCGAGCCGCATCGTGTGGGAGCACACGCGCGGCCGCTACTCGTGCATGCAGTGCGCCTTCTCCACGGCCTCGCGGCCCGCCATGACACTGCACCTGGAGGACCACCGCCCCATCGCCCCCGCGGCCCCGGCGCCCGGGCAGCCGCGCCCCGACGCGCCGCCGG aCCCGGCCCCGCTTGCACCCAAGGTGTCTCCGCTGCTGGCAGAGGGGGAGTGTCCGGTTTTCTCGCCGTTCTGA
- the ZNF414 gene encoding zinc finger protein 414 isoform X1, whose amino-acid sequence MEEEPSGPSPDMPATAESSFSETDKEVLSPVAAAAAPPSSMGEDPGPDRAATPPVWDRGGPGGSQQGAPSAPDSGQPGPGSGLGPTSTVSGTSEDLRPPRRRQQPGKQIPCSSPGCCLSFPSVRDLAQHLRTHCPPTQSLEGKLFRCSALSCTETFPTMQELVAHGKLHYKPNRYFKCENCLLRFRTHRSLFKHLHVCAEHAQSPAPPPPPALDKEPPAPERPQESDAASAPGLPFPLLEPFTTPAPAPTGPFLPYLNPAPFGLTPPRLRPFLAAAPGPPASSAAVWKKSQGAGGSPRRPQGGSDAPSGACRARGPEPHRVGAHARPLLVHAVRLLHGLAARHDTAPGGPPPHRPRGPGARAAAPRRAAGPGPACTQGVSAAGRGGVSGFLAVLNPAAGGGRGEGGSTVGVGSFVVFAGPKMERVGGQ is encoded by the exons ATG GAAGAGGAACCCTCGGGGCCCAGCCCGGACATGCCGGCCACTGCAGAGTCCAGCTTCAGTGAGACTGACAAGGAGGTGTTGTCCCCAGTCGCGGCTGCCGCAGCCCCCCCCTCTTCCATGGGGGAGGACCCAGGCCCTGACCGGGCAGCCACACCCCCAGTGTGGGACCGCGGAGGGCCTGGAGGGTCCCAGCAGGGTGCTCCTTCAGCCCCAGACAGTGGCCAGCCTGGCCCTGGATCTGGCCTTGGCCCAACCAGCACAGTCTCGGGGACCAGCGAGGACCTGAGGCCTCCCAGACGACGCCAACAACCAG GGAAGCAGATACCCTGCTCCAGCCCTGgatgctgcctcagtttccccagtgtTCGAGACCTGGCACAGCATCTGCGTACCCACTGCCCACCCACACAGTCCCTGGAAG GCAAGCTCTTCCGCTGTTCCGCCCTGAGCTGCACCGAGACCTTCCCCACCATGCAGGAACTGGTGGCACATGGCAAGCTGCACTACAAACCCAATCGCTACTTCAA GTGTGAGAACTGCCTCCTGCGCTTCCGCACGCACCGCTCGCTCTTCAAGCATCTGCATGTTTGCGCCGAGCATGCGCAGAGCCCAGCCCCGCCGCCACCCCCCGCCCTCGACAAGGAGCCCCCGGCGCCCGAACGTCCCCAGGAGTCAGACGCTGCGTCCGCGCCGGGCCTGCCGTTCCCGCTGCTCGAGCCCTTCAcgacccccgcccccgcccccaccgggcCCTTCCTGCCCTACTTGAACCCCGCGCCCTTTGGCCTAACCCCCCCGCGCCTGCGCCCCTTCCTGGCTGCGGCGCCCGGGCCGCCCGCTTCCAGCGCCGCAGTCTGGAAAAAGAGCCAAG GTGCCGGCGGCAGCCCGCGAAGACCCCAGGGCGGCTCCGACGCACCCTCAGGTGCGTGCAG GGCACGCGGCCCCGAGCCGCATCGTGTGGGAGCACACGCGCGGCCGCTACTCGTGCATGCAGTGCGCCTTCTCCACGGCCTCGCGGCCCGCCATGACACTGCACCTGGAGGACCACCGCCCCATCGCCCCCGCGGCCCCGGCGCCCGGGCAGCCGCGCCCCGACGCGCCGCCGG aCCCGGCCCCGCTTGCACCCAAGGTGTCTCCGCTGCTGGCAGAGGGGGAGTGTCCGGTTTTCTCGCCGTTCTGAATCCGgccgcgggcggggggcggggggaggggggctcaacTGTGGGTGTGGGTAGTTTTGTCGTTTTCGCGGGGCCTAAgatggagagggtggggggacaaTAA